A single region of the Anaerolineales bacterium genome encodes:
- a CDS encoding ABC transporter permease subunit has product MSYSGLMSPVLRARLIVWGGLLVLWEVVALQLGAFFLPRPGEVLIASATILFNGDILTLVTTLRQMAGGFALACFVGIGLGVLIGSSRLADGVLGMYARALFVIPLEAILPFLILLVGTGLPYRVTVVFLFALFSILFNTAAGVRSVNPALIETAAAFCAPRLAVIRTVILPAALPYLLSGMRIGLANAFKGAIIAELWVIVGTGRKLVELGTSHHLSEYFAFIVWIVGIGIFCYEGMRLVERRLTCWNRVGMAPRRRGVQ; this is encoded by the coding sequence GTGAGCTATAGCGGGCTGATGAGTCCGGTACTGCGGGCGCGGCTGATCGTCTGGGGGGGGCTGCTCGTCCTTTGGGAAGTGGTCGCCCTTCAGCTAGGGGCATTTTTCCTCCCCCGTCCGGGCGAGGTTCTCATCGCCAGCGCCACCATCCTCTTTAATGGTGATATTCTGACCCTGGTGACAACCCTTCGTCAGATGGCGGGCGGCTTTGCCCTCGCCTGTTTTGTGGGCATTGGGCTTGGTGTGCTGATAGGCAGTTCTCGCTTGGCAGATGGCGTCCTCGGTATGTATGCGCGGGCGCTGTTTGTCATTCCCCTAGAGGCAATTTTGCCCTTTCTCATCCTGCTGGTGGGGACGGGGCTCCCCTACCGTGTCACTGTTGTGTTCCTGTTCGCCTTGTTCAGCATTCTCTTTAACACAGCGGCGGGTGTACGCAGTGTGAATCCCGCCCTGATCGAGACCGCCGCCGCTTTCTGCGCCCCACGCCTTGCCGTGATTCGCACGGTGATCCTTCCGGCGGCGCTGCCCTATCTGCTCTCTGGGATGCGCATCGGCTTAGCGAACGCCTTCAAGGGGGCAATCATTGCCGAACTGTGGGTGATCGTGGGGACGGGGCGAAAACTGGTCGAATTGGGGACATCGCACCACCTCTCTGAGTATTTTGCCTTTATCGTGTGGATCGTCGGCATTGGCATCTTCTGCTACGAGGGGATGCGTCTCGTGGAGCGGCGGCTGACCTGCTGGAACAGGGTTGGAATGGCGCCTCGTCGGCGCGGTGTACAATGA